Proteins encoded within one genomic window of Streptomyces profundus:
- a CDS encoding UPF0182 family protein: protein MPDRGSGSGRPNGPNGPRGPRGPGGPRFSVGRPSRGAKTLLITAAILAALAILFAMFAGFWTDWLWYRSVDYTSVYRTQMLTRAVMFVVFGVLMTLAVGFNIWLAHRLRPPLSAMSMEQQNLDRYRMSIAPFKKWVVLAVSVVIGLIAGGSASSQWRTWLQWLNGESFGVTDPQFNMDVGFFAFDYPFYRFLLGFGFAVVVLSTLAAALTHYLYGGVRLTTPGSRITTAATGHLSVLVGLFVALKAVAYWLDRYGLALKSGDFRDNEGWTGLRYVDANAYLPAKTILAIIAAICAVLFFATLWRRVWQLPVIGLGLMVLSAVLIGGVYPALVQQFQVKPNEVAKETPYIQKHMESTTQAYDIDDAQFEDYTGTSDAEPEELRNSVSETASIRLLDPSVVSPAFQQIQQVRGYYQFSPTLDVDRYAIEGDERDTVIGVREMNVNNVPERNWINDHFRYTHGFGMVAASGTEIQSNGQPDFLERDLPPEGDLGDYEPRIYFGEYTTQYSIVGGPQQEIDYAGEDGEVEYSYSGDAGINLDNYFNRAAYALTLGEPQILYSGAIGEGSRILYNRTPKERVEAVAPWLTIDGDPYPAVVDGRVQWIVDTYTTTNGYPYSSRTTLGDATETSLTENQGEVIAQENNVNYIRNSVKATVDAYSGDVVLYEWDTEDPVLKTWRSAFPGTVVDREEISDELLDHLRYPQDLFKVQRDLLQRYHVDNAGQFYSGSERWAVPDDPTHGDQSVPPYYLSMKMPDQDEQVFSLTTTFTPLNRDTLAAYMAVEADARSDGYGTMRILTLPSNTTVWGPQQVQSRFNSDPTIAESINLLSRGDSEVEYGNLLTVPLEGGLLYAEPVFVRGAGTNYPLLRRVLVTYGERTAFEDTLDEALDVVFGVTESGEEPPESPPPGEGEEEPPPDGEQTVEEAIAEAQEAWDDSQEALQNGDWEAFGDAQGRLEEALERMQQEDAARNEEEETPPDEEPADANS, encoded by the coding sequence ATGCCGGACCGGGGCTCGGGCTCGGGCCGCCCCAACGGTCCGAACGGACCCAGAGGACCAAGAGGCCCTGGCGGGCCTAGGTTCAGCGTCGGGCGCCCGTCCCGAGGCGCGAAGACCCTGCTGATCACGGCGGCCATCCTGGCCGCGTTGGCGATCCTGTTCGCGATGTTCGCGGGGTTCTGGACGGATTGGTTGTGGTATCGCTCGGTGGATTACACCAGCGTGTACCGCACCCAGATGCTGACCAGGGCCGTGATGTTCGTGGTCTTCGGTGTGCTGATGACCCTCGCGGTCGGATTCAACATCTGGCTGGCGCATCGGCTCCGACCGCCGCTCAGCGCGATGTCGATGGAGCAACAGAACCTCGACCGGTACCGGATGAGCATCGCCCCCTTCAAGAAGTGGGTGGTGCTGGCGGTCTCGGTGGTGATCGGCCTCATCGCCGGCGGTTCGGCCTCCAGCCAGTGGCGCACCTGGCTGCAGTGGCTCAACGGCGAGTCCTTCGGGGTCACCGATCCGCAGTTCAACATGGATGTGGGCTTCTTCGCCTTCGACTACCCCTTCTACCGGTTCCTGCTGGGCTTCGGCTTCGCCGTCGTGGTGCTCTCCACGCTGGCCGCCGCGCTCACCCACTACCTCTACGGCGGGGTCAGGCTCACCACCCCCGGCAGCCGGATCACCACCGCGGCCACCGGGCATCTGTCGGTCCTGGTCGGCCTCTTCGTCGCGCTGAAGGCGGTCGCCTACTGGCTGGACCGCTACGGGTTGGCGCTCAAGAGCGGCGACTTCCGGGACAACGAGGGCTGGACGGGTCTGCGCTACGTGGACGCCAACGCCTATCTGCCGGCCAAGACGATCCTGGCCATCATCGCCGCGATCTGCGCGGTGCTGTTCTTCGCCACCCTCTGGCGGCGGGTCTGGCAGCTGCCGGTGATCGGCCTCGGCCTGATGGTGCTCTCCGCCGTGCTGATCGGCGGGGTGTACCCGGCGCTGGTCCAGCAGTTCCAGGTGAAGCCCAACGAGGTGGCCAAGGAGACTCCGTACATCCAGAAGCACATGGAGTCCACCACCCAGGCGTACGACATCGACGACGCGCAGTTCGAGGACTACACGGGTACCAGCGACGCGGAGCCGGAGGAGCTGAGGAACTCGGTCTCCGAGACGGCGAGCATCCGTCTGCTGGACCCGAGCGTGGTCTCGCCGGCGTTCCAGCAGATCCAGCAGGTCCGTGGCTACTACCAGTTCTCTCCGACGCTGGACGTGGACCGGTACGCCATCGAGGGGGACGAACGGGACACCGTGATCGGCGTTCGCGAGATGAACGTCAACAACGTGCCCGAGCGGAACTGGATCAACGACCACTTCCGGTACACCCACGGCTTCGGCATGGTGGCCGCCAGCGGCACCGAGATCCAGTCCAACGGCCAGCCGGACTTCCTGGAGCGCGACCTGCCGCCGGAGGGCGATCTGGGCGACTACGAGCCCCGGATCTACTTCGGTGAGTACACCACCCAGTACTCGATCGTGGGCGGTCCCCAGCAGGAGATCGACTACGCGGGCGAGGACGGCGAGGTCGAGTACAGCTACTCGGGCGACGCCGGGATCAACCTGGACAACTACTTCAACCGGGCGGCGTACGCGCTGACCCTGGGCGAGCCGCAGATCCTGTACTCCGGCGCCATCGGCGAGGGCTCCCGCATCCTCTACAACCGCACGCCCAAGGAGCGGGTCGAGGCGGTGGCCCCCTGGCTGACGATCGACGGGGACCCGTATCCGGCGGTGGTGGACGGGCGCGTCCAGTGGATCGTGGACACGTACACCACGACCAACGGCTACCCGTACTCCTCGCGCACCACGTTGGGTGACGCCACCGAGACGTCGTTGACGGAGAACCAGGGCGAGGTGATCGCCCAGGAGAACAACGTCAACTACATCAGGAACTCGGTCAAGGCGACGGTTGACGCCTATTCGGGTGATGTCGTGCTCTACGAGTGGGACACCGAGGACCCGGTGCTGAAGACCTGGCGCAGTGCCTTCCCCGGCACCGTGGTGGACCGTGAGGAGATCAGCGACGAGCTGCTCGACCACCTGCGGTACCCGCAGGACCTCTTCAAGGTGCAGCGCGATCTGCTCCAGCGCTACCACGTGGACAACGCCGGGCAGTTCTACAGCGGTTCGGAGCGCTGGGCGGTGCCCGACGACCCGACGCACGGCGACCAGTCGGTGCCGCCGTACTACCTGAGCATGAAGATGCCCGACCAGGACGAGCAGGTCTTCTCGCTCACCACCACGTTCACGCCGCTCAACCGCGACACCCTGGCGGCCTATATGGCCGTCGAGGCGGACGCGAGAAGCGACGGATACGGAACGATGAGAATCCTGACCCTGCCGTCCAACACGACGGTCTGGGGTCCACAGCAGGTGCAGAGCAGATTCAACTCCGATCCGACGATCGCCGAGAGCATCAACCTGCTCTCCAGAGGCGACTCCGAGGTCGAGTACGGCAACCTGCTCACCGTGCCACTGGAAGGCGGCCTGCTCTACGCGGAGCCCGTCTTCGTCCGCGGCGCCGGCACCAACTACCCGCTGTTGCGCAGGGTGCTGGTGACCTACGGCGAGAGAACGGCCTTCGAGGACACCCTTGACGAGGCCTTGGACGTCGTCTTCGGGGTCACCGAATCCGGTGAGGAACCACCGGAGTCCCCGCCGCCTGGCGAGGGCGAGGAGGAGCCGCCGCCGGACGGCGAGCAGACCGTCGAGGAGGCCATCGCCGAGGCCCAGGAGGCCTGGG
- a CDS encoding PPA1309 family protein codes for MDNTPPDVPTSAHLAVQPLTRTVLEIDSYVAGLGWDRPAQLFALVDTARLRVEEPGLAERLDLDETADEGLTPVEQDELPPGVPLDEFLATIAWPDAVAGCALTLERLMLPPSVEGAVPEGLDESELTRWVSEHPQRQEVRLTVAVLRDGTRESAVRRREKDSDTEVLTGPDLVPGLARALAATFEE; via the coding sequence ATGGACAACACTCCCCCCGACGTACCCACCTCTGCTCACCTGGCCGTGCAACCCCTCACCAGAACCGTTCTGGAGATCGACTCCTACGTCGCCGGCCTCGGCTGGGACCGCCCCGCCCAACTGTTCGCCCTGGTGGACACGGCACGACTGCGGGTGGAGGAGCCAGGTCTGGCCGAGCGTCTGGACCTCGACGAGACCGCCGACGAGGGCCTCACCCCCGTCGAGCAGGACGAGCTGCCGCCGGGCGTGCCGCTTGACGAGTTCCTCGCCACCATCGCCTGGCCCGACGCCGTGGCCGGCTGCGCGCTCACCCTGGAGCGGCTGATGCTGCCGCCGTCCGTCGAGGGCGCGGTCCCCGAGGGGCTGGACGAGAGCGAGCTGACCCGCTGGGTCTCCGAACACCCCCAGCGGCAGGAGGTCCGACTCACCGTGGCCGTACTGCGCGACGGTACGCGGGAGTCGGCGGTGCGCCGGCGGGAGAAGGACTCCGACACCGAGGTGCTCACCGGCCCTGATCTCGTGCCGGGACTGGCCAGGGCGCTGGCGGCGACCTTCGAGGAGTAA
- a CDS encoding YlbL family protein, translating to MPRRTATLLTSILLLIGILCAGVLIQVPYAEMSPGPTVNTLGEHEGEPVLSVEGEETYEAAGHLNMTTVRVTGINYRMNLLEAMHGWLADDRAVVPHETLYPEDVSADQVEERNAEEFTQSQESAKVVALRELGYEVPEQTVVAAVVEGSPAQDVLHAGDAVMAVDGTPVTDPGQVAELVTRHQPGEDVVFTVVPAEEAEAALSGAGELPDETTDVTVTTAAAEDDQRAIVGIQAGLAYALPFEVEIKLADVGGPSAGLMFALGLMDRLTEEDLTGGAFVAGTGTIDNAGAVGPIGGVSMKTIAARQAGAEYFLTPEENCATAAEHVPDGLTLVEVATLDDALDALRLIRDDDTDRLTTCDAAG from the coding sequence ATGCCACGCCGCACCGCGACACTGCTGACGTCGATCCTGTTGCTGATCGGCATCCTCTGCGCCGGAGTGCTGATCCAGGTGCCCTACGCCGAGATGTCTCCCGGCCCCACGGTGAACACGCTGGGCGAGCACGAGGGCGAGCCGGTGCTGTCGGTCGAGGGCGAGGAGACATACGAGGCGGCCGGGCATCTCAACATGACGACCGTCAGGGTCACCGGGATCAACTACCGGATGAACCTGCTGGAGGCGATGCACGGCTGGCTGGCGGACGACCGCGCCGTGGTCCCGCACGAGACGCTCTATCCGGAGGACGTCTCGGCCGACCAGGTGGAGGAGCGGAACGCCGAGGAGTTCACCCAGTCGCAGGAGAGCGCCAAGGTCGTGGCGCTCCGCGAGCTGGGGTACGAGGTGCCGGAGCAGACGGTGGTGGCGGCGGTCGTGGAGGGCAGCCCGGCGCAGGACGTGCTGCACGCGGGCGACGCCGTCATGGCGGTGGACGGCACCCCGGTCACCGATCCGGGCCAGGTCGCCGAGCTGGTGACCAGACACCAGCCGGGCGAGGACGTGGTGTTCACTGTGGTGCCGGCCGAGGAGGCCGAGGCCGCGTTGAGCGGCGCCGGCGAACTCCCCGACGAGACCACGGACGTCACGGTCACCACGGCCGCGGCCGAGGACGACCAGCGGGCGATCGTGGGCATCCAGGCCGGGCTCGCCTACGCGCTGCCCTTCGAGGTGGAGATCAAGCTGGCCGATGTCGGCGGCCCAAGCGCCGGCCTGATGTTCGCGCTCGGCCTGATGGACCGGCTGACCGAGGAGGACCTCACGGGTGGCGCGTTCGTCGCCGGCACCGGGACCATCGACAACGCGGGGGCGGTCGGCCCGATCGGCGGGGTGTCGATGAAGACCATCGCGGCCAGGCAGGCGGGTGCCGAGTACTTCCTGACGCCCGAGGAGAACTGCGCGACGGCCGCCGAGCACGTGCCCGACGGCCTCACCCTGGTCGAGGTCGCCACGCTGGACGACGCCCTCGACGCGCTGCGGCTGATACGCGACGACGACACCGACCGGCTGACCACGTGTGACGCCGCCGGCTAG
- a CDS encoding molybdenum cofactor biosynthesis protein MoaE, with the protein MTIGDPVRLLAIRDTPLSVDEVRLAVGDAAAGATVLFVGTVRDHDGHAQGAAVTSLEYSAHPTAEAELRRVAEEVVAEFPGCAVAATHRVGELVVGDLAVVVAVSAGHRGEAYHASRRLIDQLKRQVPIWKHQGFADGSHEWVGAGAGRSAGTTPVA; encoded by the coding sequence ATGACGATCGGCGACCCGGTTCGGCTGCTTGCCATCCGTGACACGCCCCTGTCGGTGGACGAGGTCCGCCTGGCGGTGGGCGACGCGGCGGCCGGCGCCACCGTGCTCTTCGTCGGCACGGTGCGGGACCACGACGGGCACGCCCAGGGAGCCGCCGTCACCTCCCTGGAGTACTCGGCCCATCCGACGGCGGAGGCGGAGCTGCGGCGGGTCGCCGAGGAGGTCGTGGCCGAGTTCCCCGGGTGCGCGGTCGCGGCCACGCATCGGGTGGGCGAGCTGGTGGTCGGCGATCTCGCGGTGGTGGTCGCGGTCTCAGCGGGCCACAGGGGCGAGGCGTACCACGCCTCCCGCCGCCTGATCGACCAGCTCAAGCGGCAGGTCCCGATCTGGAAGCACCAGGGCTTCGCCGACGGAAGCCACGAATGGGTGGGCGCGGGCGCGGGCCGTTCGGCGGGCACTACTCCGGTTGCGTAA